In one Candidatus Nomurabacteria bacterium genomic region, the following are encoded:
- a CDS encoding response regulator — MEKPLIALIEDDRFYASIVISHLESLGYRVFHETNGEDGLRKIKEKQPQLVLLDIGLPAMDGFQVLQEIRDDSDTFMIPVFIVTRLCDREDVARAFALGANQYLVKQQHPIDDLVHHIERQLAVV, encoded by the coding sequence ATGGAAAAACCCCTCATAGCCTTGATCGAGGACGATCGTTTCTACGCTTCCATTGTGATATCGCACCTTGAGTCATTAGGATATCGCGTTTTTCATGAGACAAATGGAGAAGACGGCTTGCGAAAAATCAAAGAAAAACAACCGCAGCTTGTGCTACTAGATATTGGTTTGCCTGCCATGGATGGTTTTCAGGTCTTACAAGAAATCCGCGACGATAGCGATACATTTATGATCCCCGTCTTTATTGTAACGCGCTTATGTGATCGTGAAGATGTTGCTCGAGCATTTGCGCTTGGAGCAAATCAATACCTTGTAAAACAACAGCATCCCATTGATGATCTTGTTCATCATATCGAGAGACAGTTGGCTGTGGTATAA
- the gatA gene encoding Asp-tRNA(Asn)/Glu-tRNA(Gln) amidotransferase subunit GatA — MHEHMTIKQASEALANKTVTSVELTQSYLQRINEKDEAIHAYLEVFEAHALEQAKASDERRAAGEVLSEIDGIPLAIKDNMLIEGEHATGGSKILEGYVAPYDATVIQKLKAAGAVFLGRVNMDEFAMGSSTERSAYGITRNPVDLERVPGGSSGGSSAAVAGDLCVAALGSDTGGSIRQPAAFTGIVGLKPSYGTVSRYGLMAMASSLDQIGPMTKTVEDAAMLYQVIRGEDAHDQTTVNTPAFRFEKRTDLKGVRIGIPKQAWGEGMTPGVRQECGAALEKLKELGAEMVEIDLPYMDEALAVYYVLMPCEVSANISRFDGIRYGQRAPGLPLLETYGQSRLQGLGEEVRRRVMLGTYALSRGYYDAYYRKARKVQTLIRRAYTAAFEGVDVIVTPTTPSPAFKIGEKIHDPLAMYLEDIYTVGVNVAGIPAVSVPCGKTDGLPVGLQFIGAQFKDDQLLSIASAFESAS, encoded by the coding sequence ATGCACGAACACATGACCATCAAGCAAGCATCAGAAGCGCTTGCGAACAAAACCGTAACGTCGGTTGAGTTAACGCAGTCTTATTTGCAACGCATCAACGAAAAGGATGAAGCGATTCACGCCTATCTTGAAGTCTTTGAAGCACATGCCCTCGAGCAAGCAAAAGCCTCAGACGAAAGACGCGCGGCAGGCGAAGTGCTTTCTGAGATCGACGGTATTCCTCTAGCGATCAAAGATAATATGTTAATCGAAGGCGAGCATGCTACTGGCGGTTCAAAGATTCTCGAGGGTTATGTTGCGCCTTATGATGCTACAGTTATCCAAAAACTCAAAGCTGCGGGCGCGGTGTTTTTAGGTCGTGTAAACATGGATGAATTTGCTATGGGTTCATCTACCGAGCGCTCTGCATATGGTATTACACGTAATCCGGTTGATCTTGAGCGTGTCCCTGGTGGTTCATCAGGTGGTAGCTCTGCGGCTGTCGCAGGGGATTTATGTGTTGCTGCCCTTGGCTCTGATACGGGTGGTTCTATCCGTCAGCCGGCAGCCTTTACGGGTATCGTAGGATTGAAGCCAAGTTATGGCACCGTCTCGCGTTATGGCTTGATGGCTATGGCATCATCACTTGATCAAATTGGTCCAATGACAAAAACCGTTGAGGACGCGGCAATGCTCTATCAAGTGATTCGTGGCGAAGATGCGCATGATCAAACAACGGTAAATACACCAGCGTTTCGTTTCGAAAAACGCACCGATCTCAAGGGTGTTCGTATTGGTATTCCAAAACAAGCATGGGGAGAGGGGATGACGCCTGGCGTTCGACAAGAATGTGGCGCAGCATTAGAAAAGCTCAAAGAGCTTGGTGCAGAAATGGTTGAGATTGATTTGCCTTATATGGACGAAGCTCTCGCTGTCTATTATGTCTTGATGCCATGTGAGGTATCAGCAAATATTTCTCGTTTTGATGGTATTCGCTATGGTCAGCGCGCACCAGGTTTGCCGCTCTTAGAAACCTACGGACAGTCTCGTTTGCAAGGTCTTGGCGAAGAGGTGCGTCGTCGTGTCATGCTCGGTACGTATGCGCTTTCACGAGGTTATTATGACGCGTACTATCGCAAAGCTCGCAAAGTACAAACGCTTATTCGTCGCGCTTATACGGCAGCCTTTGAAGGTGTAGATGTGATCGTAACACCAACAACGCCGTCGCCTGCGTTTAAGATTGGAGAAAAAATTCATGATCCACTCGCGATGTATCTTGAGGATATTTATACCGTTGGCGTAAACGTTGCGGGTATCCCGGCAGTGTCAGTCCCTTGTGGTAAAACCGATGGATTGCCAGTTGGTTTACAATTTATTGGCGCTCAGTTTAAGGACGATCAGCTCCTCTCTATTGCCTCCGCGTTTGAATCCGCGTCATAA
- a CDS encoding ribonuclease HI family protein, which translates to MQLIVRTDGGARGNPGPAGFGAVIEDANGKVLEEHAVFLGRKTNNQAEYAGAIFALRRAGELGATEVTLYSDSELMIKQANGEYKVKHPNVVPLFQDLFRAERVIGKVKYIHVRREQNKHADALSNKAMDEGMGIVKPAAVDDVTG; encoded by the coding sequence ATGCAATTAATTGTCAGAACAGATGGGGGAGCACGTGGTAACCCTGGTCCAGCAGGATTTGGTGCGGTTATCGAAGACGCAAACGGAAAGGTTCTCGAAGAGCACGCCGTTTTTCTTGGACGCAAAACCAATAATCAAGCCGAATACGCAGGAGCGATTTTTGCTTTGCGGCGTGCGGGCGAGCTTGGCGCTACTGAGGTAACGCTCTATTCCGATAGTGAGCTTATGATTAAGCAGGCGAATGGTGAATACAAGGTAAAACATCCTAATGTTGTGCCGTTATTTCAGGATTTGTTTCGTGCAGAGCGGGTGATTGGTAAAGTAAAATATATTCATGTACGTCGCGAACAAAATAAACATGCCGACGCCCTTTCGAACAAAGCCATGGACGAAGGGATGGGAATCGTAAAACCTGCAGCTGTGGATGACGTGACCGGGTAA
- a CDS encoding DsbA family protein, with protein MKTSFFKSGIAALTLASMLSPAAAFALTPTQWFNQLVRTPSTTTAAEAADATLSVAVTERFNDKKRKNNTGKVDLSFSVRALPKQGAVQTSEGAFSLNTLVMSDSTLGLPFSVTEPIAFDWKQTEDTIYVRVTNIPDSLMSYLEESSAVDFSGLMNKWIAMPFDQKELLQESGFTDAQNTNDILNKGPLAKTQLINRVSVEKKWKNDKGEEILRLKGRVNTAIAYTLYLEQVKQAKKDYPIGAARTERLKTLYKDYIKMRTALSSVYLAANINTAQKRIERLEFSAKITEPKEDCIWNSSFTKQTCKTIGTAEVVLKGGINIKKDAGLPIVAPAEFMTLSDVEDYFDAQRPAPLYYDDEYYNETYGDTSYETYIPSYAPVSAITPADHIRGYQGAPITLIQYSDFQCPFCQRFVPSLEKALVDYPLDIRVVYRHFPLSSIHPEAKKAAEASECAAKLSGEEAFWGMHNLLFANQYNLSHAYYLEAATELGINESAFASCLDSGEMAARVNKDLEEGMLSGVEGTPATFVNGVMISGAVPYEQLKAAIEVAKAK; from the coding sequence ATGAAAACATCCTTTTTCAAGTCTGGCATCGCCGCATTGACGTTAGCCTCCATGCTCTCGCCTGCAGCCGCTTTTGCCCTCACCCCAACCCAATGGTTTAACCAATTGGTACGTACCCCAAGTACAACGACCGCAGCTGAAGCGGCCGATGCAACACTTAGTGTTGCCGTCACCGAACGTTTTAACGATAAAAAACGCAAAAATAACACAGGAAAAGTAGATCTATCTTTTTCTGTTCGTGCTTTGCCAAAACAAGGCGCTGTCCAAACGTCTGAAGGAGCATTCTCGCTCAATACACTTGTCATGTCCGATAGTACACTTGGACTCCCCTTTTCTGTTACTGAACCAATCGCTTTTGACTGGAAGCAAACCGAAGACACCATTTATGTACGCGTCACAAATATTCCTGATAGCCTCATGAGCTATCTCGAAGAGAGCAGCGCTGTAGATTTTTCTGGTCTCATGAATAAATGGATTGCTATGCCATTTGATCAAAAAGAACTCCTCCAAGAATCTGGTTTTACCGATGCGCAAAATACCAATGACATCTTAAACAAAGGTCCTCTCGCAAAAACACAACTCATCAATCGTGTATCCGTTGAGAAAAAATGGAAAAACGACAAAGGCGAAGAAATCCTACGTTTAAAAGGTCGCGTGAATACTGCTATCGCCTATACGCTCTATCTTGAGCAGGTAAAACAAGCAAAGAAAGATTACCCCATTGGTGCTGCTCGTACCGAGAGACTCAAGACGCTATATAAAGATTACATCAAAATGCGTACTGCTCTCTCGAGCGTTTATCTCGCCGCAAATATCAATACAGCACAAAAACGCATTGAACGCTTAGAGTTTAGTGCAAAAATCACTGAGCCAAAAGAAGATTGTATCTGGAATAGCAGCTTTACAAAACAAACATGTAAAACCATTGGCACAGCCGAAGTTGTTTTAAAGGGCGGAATCAATATCAAAAAAGATGCTGGTCTACCTATTGTGGCTCCTGCAGAATTTATGACCCTAAGCGACGTTGAAGATTATTTTGACGCTCAAAGACCGGCGCCCCTTTACTATGATGACGAGTACTATAATGAGACTTATGGCGATACGAGCTATGAGACCTACATTCCAAGCTATGCTCCTGTATCAGCAATAACACCGGCGGATCATATTCGGGGCTATCAAGGTGCACCTATTACCTTGATTCAGTATTCTGACTTTCAGTGTCCTTTCTGTCAGCGCTTTGTTCCATCCCTAGAAAAAGCATTGGTTGATTATCCATTAGATATTCGTGTGGTGTATCGTCATTTTCCACTGTCCTCTATCCACCCAGAAGCAAAGAAAGCCGCTGAAGCATCCGAATGTGCCGCGAAACTCTCTGGCGAAGAAGCATTTTGGGGGATGCATAATCTTCTCTTTGCCAATCAATACAATCTGAGCCATGCCTACTATCTCGAAGCAGCAACTGAGCTTGGTATCAACGAAAGCGCCTTTGCGTCTTGCCTTGACTCAGGCGAAATGGCCGCACGCGTAAACAAAGATCTAGAAGAGGGTATGCTCTCTGGCGTAGAAGGAACACCCGCAACCTTTGTAAACGGCGTAATGATTTCTGGCGCTGTTCCTTATGAGCAACTAAAAGCTGCCATTGAGGTAGCAAAAGCAAAATAA
- a CDS encoding prolipoprotein diacylglyceryl transferase yields MIPYLGWTSFSLGPITIYTWGLLVAIGYLLGTYIAYRRAKSKGLDAEKVLDLSVWIFIASFVGARLLHVLFYDDGTFWAAPLQILDPRHAGFSMFGGLIGAAVAALLFFKKHKLNALVYADTLIWGLPWGCGVGRIGCFLIHDHPGTLTHSLLGVRYPNGDIRHDHGLYLSLIGFATGLLFLWMNRKQRHPGFWLGSYLVIEGVTRFVLDFYRIADKTYYALTPTQWLAMPMFFAGMVFVFSSSRPTESKK; encoded by the coding sequence ATGATCCCATACCTTGGTTGGACGTCTTTTTCTCTTGGACCCATCACCATCTATACGTGGGGTCTTCTGGTTGCTATTGGTTATCTTTTAGGGACGTATATCGCGTATCGACGCGCTAAGAGCAAAGGGCTTGATGCAGAAAAAGTTTTAGATCTCTCGGTTTGGATTTTTATTGCCTCTTTTGTTGGGGCGCGTCTCTTGCACGTGCTTTTTTATGATGATGGCACTTTTTGGGCGGCACCACTACAAATTCTCGATCCTCGTCATGCGGGATTCTCGATGTTTGGAGGGCTTATCGGGGCGGCAGTAGCAGCGCTTTTGTTTTTTAAGAAACATAAACTTAATGCGCTAGTGTATGCAGATACACTCATTTGGGGATTGCCTTGGGGGTGTGGTGTTGGGCGTATTGGTTGTTTTTTGATTCATGATCATCCGGGTACATTAACGCATTCGCTACTAGGTGTGCGTTATCCTAATGGCGATATTCGTCATGATCATGGTTTGTATTTATCTCTTATCGGATTTGCAACAGGGCTTTTGTTCTTGTGGATGAATCGTAAACAGCGTCATCCTGGGTTTTGGTTGGGGAGTTATTTGGTTATCGAGGGTGTTACGCGCTTTGTGTTAGATTTTTATCGCATTGCTGACAAAACCTATTATGCGCTTACGCCGACACAATGGCTCGCGATGCCGATGTTCTTTGCTGGAATGGTATTTGTTTTCTCGTCATCTCGACCGACAGAATCAAAAAAATAA
- the ligA gene encoding NAD-dependent DNA ligase LigA has product MNKAEAKLRVEKLRDAINRYRYEQHVLDKLSISEGALDALKHELYTLEQEYPDLITKDSPTQRVAGEAMEGFKKVRHEVPMRSIEDVFSREEADAWLARLQKLSSAAFDFFAELKLDGLAISIVYQDGELVEASTRGDGQVGEDVTHNVRTVDAVPLVLRTPEQKEIQAFIKKHQGNLDEKRVTDFLQKPHNRGGRGSGAGGRGSGRLEVRGEIYLTQKQLEQINKLQKQRGEPLYANPRNTAAGTIRQLDPAIVAERKLSFFGYALISDIGLTTHEQAHEVLMLLGFPQNPANRFCKNLDEVEKLFIEIGKKREKLEYWIDGIVVNVNNDALYESLGVVGKTSRACIAWKFPAEQVTTIVKEIEVSVGRTGALTPVAIMDPVQVAGTTVSRASLHNQDEIERLDVRIGDTVIIEKAGDIIPKVIKVLTELRTGKEKRFKMPVQCPICGSNVTRIEGEVATLCTNKNCFAQEVARIRHFASRTAADIRGLGDKIVEQLVQTGLAHEPAELYELTKDDFLGLEGFAEKSAQKLFDEIQSKREIVYARFLLSLGIRHVGEETARDLAKAFKTYEDLRDASAEALEEVEGIGEVVAQAILEFFADKQDAKRAEHLFEQVTIQYPAIAKDGPLSGTSWVITGTMESLSRDEAKEKIRALGGAVSDSVSKQTTYLVAGEKAGSKLEKAQKLGVTVLDEEGFLKKLA; this is encoded by the coding sequence ATGAACAAGGCAGAAGCCAAGCTACGTGTAGAAAAACTACGTGACGCCATTAATCGCTATCGTTACGAGCAACACGTTCTCGATAAACTTAGTATTAGCGAAGGGGCTTTGGATGCCTTAAAACATGAGCTCTATACGCTTGAACAAGAGTACCCTGATTTGATTACAAAAGATTCGCCAACGCAACGTGTTGCCGGAGAAGCGATGGAGGGTTTTAAAAAGGTTCGTCATGAGGTGCCGATGCGATCTATCGAAGATGTTTTTTCGCGCGAAGAGGCTGACGCTTGGCTTGCTCGTTTGCAAAAACTCTCTTCAGCAGCATTTGATTTTTTTGCAGAATTAAAATTAGACGGATTAGCTATTTCTATCGTTTATCAAGATGGTGAGCTCGTAGAGGCTTCTACTCGTGGCGATGGGCAGGTTGGCGAAGATGTTACGCATAATGTCCGTACAGTAGACGCGGTACCTTTGGTGTTGCGCACTCCAGAGCAAAAAGAGATACAAGCCTTCATAAAAAAACATCAAGGCAATCTAGACGAAAAGCGCGTAACCGATTTTCTTCAGAAACCCCATAATCGTGGGGGCAGGGGGTCAGGTGCTGGGGGCAGGGGCTCGGGCCGTCTTGAGGTTCGTGGTGAGATTTATTTAACGCAAAAACAATTAGAGCAAATCAATAAGTTGCAGAAACAAAGAGGGGAGCCGCTTTATGCAAATCCGCGCAATACGGCTGCGGGTACGATTCGTCAACTGGATCCAGCTATTGTTGCCGAGCGTAAGCTCTCGTTCTTTGGTTATGCGCTCATTAGTGATATCGGCTTAACAACACATGAACAAGCTCACGAGGTATTGATGCTTTTAGGCTTTCCGCAAAATCCAGCTAATCGTTTTTGCAAAAATCTTGATGAAGTAGAAAAGCTTTTTATTGAAATTGGTAAAAAACGCGAAAAGCTTGAATATTGGATTGATGGTATTGTTGTGAATGTGAATAACGATGCGCTTTACGAATCGCTAGGCGTCGTCGGTAAAACATCACGAGCTTGTATCGCATGGAAGTTTCCTGCCGAGCAAGTCACAACCATTGTAAAAGAGATTGAAGTCTCGGTTGGAAGAACGGGCGCTTTGACACCGGTTGCCATTATGGATCCTGTTCAAGTCGCTGGCACGACGGTTTCTCGTGCATCTTTGCATAATCAAGATGAGATCGAGCGTTTAGATGTACGTATCGGTGACACAGTTATCATCGAAAAAGCAGGGGACATTATCCCAAAGGTGATAAAAGTTCTCACCGAGCTGCGTACCGGAAAAGAAAAGCGTTTTAAGATGCCAGTACAGTGTCCAATTTGTGGCTCAAATGTTACGCGTATCGAGGGAGAAGTAGCAACGCTTTGCACCAATAAAAATTGTTTTGCTCAGGAAGTGGCGCGTATTCGACATTTTGCCTCGCGTACGGCGGCTGATATTCGTGGACTAGGCGATAAGATTGTAGAGCAACTCGTGCAAACAGGCCTTGCTCATGAACCAGCAGAGCTTTATGAGCTGACAAAAGATGATTTCTTAGGGCTCGAAGGCTTTGCCGAAAAATCCGCACAAAAACTTTTTGATGAGATTCAATCAAAGCGCGAGATTGTTTATGCACGATTTCTACTTTCTTTAGGGATTAGACATGTAGGCGAAGAAACAGCTCGTGATCTTGCTAAAGCTTTTAAGACTTACGAAGACTTACGGGATGCGAGCGCAGAAGCACTCGAAGAAGTCGAAGGTATTGGCGAAGTTGTCGCACAAGCGATCTTAGAATTTTTTGCAGATAAGCAAGATGCAAAACGCGCTGAACATCTTTTTGAACAAGTAACCATACAATACCCAGCTATCGCGAAAGATGGACCATTAAGTGGTACGAGCTGGGTCATTACCGGCACAATGGAATCACTGTCACGTGATGAAGCAAAAGAAAAAATCCGAGCACTGGGAGGTGCTGTCTCAGATTCGGTTTCAAAACAAACAACCTATCTTGTAGCAGGAGAAAAAGCCGGTTCAAAATTAGAAAAAGCACAGAAACTTGGAGTCACTGTGCTTGATGAGGAAGGGTTTTTGAAGAAGCTGGCCTAA
- the pilM gene encoding type IV pilus assembly protein PilM codes for MGLFSSSPAQTGYLGIDIGYGGIKLVELKTEKGRSRLVTYSYANVPIETLEQSLIHDVPGTAELIKQMVAKARASSKKVIAALPISSVFSSVLSVPTVNEKELKELVTAQAKKLLPLPIEEVSLDIKVIDKTEPKEGEGKPATRVLVTAAPKTVVAKYIEIFKQTGLELISLETEAFAEIRSLVGKDRSTMMLIDIGALRTNVLVVKNGIPFITRSIATGGNTITQTIARTLGIAPEQAESMKRDIKSMQTFAPTGDLTPILSVLAKPILDEIKYIIGEYQKQSPNDRIEKMILTGGSSLLPRLPEFLTQQLNINCYLGNPWARIIYPPELRPVLEELGPRFAVTVGCAMRDQETT; via the coding sequence ATGGGTCTCTTTTCTTCTTCGCCGGCACAGACCGGATATCTCGGTATTGATATCGGCTATGGCGGTATTAAATTGGTCGAATTGAAGACCGAAAAAGGTCGTTCACGTCTTGTGACGTACTCATATGCAAACGTACCAATTGAAACATTAGAGCAGTCGCTTATTCACGATGTTCCAGGTACGGCCGAACTGATTAAGCAAATGGTAGCCAAAGCACGTGCAAGCTCGAAAAAAGTGATTGCCGCTTTGCCAATCTCTTCTGTTTTTTCTTCTGTTCTATCTGTGCCGACGGTAAACGAAAAAGAATTAAAAGAACTTGTCACCGCACAAGCGAAAAAACTTTTACCCTTGCCTATCGAAGAAGTATCACTTGATATTAAAGTGATTGATAAAACCGAGCCTAAAGAAGGTGAGGGTAAGCCAGCTACACGCGTACTTGTTACGGCAGCGCCGAAAACGGTCGTTGCAAAGTATATCGAGATCTTTAAACAAACAGGCCTTGAGCTTATCTCATTAGAGACCGAGGCTTTTGCAGAGATCCGCTCACTTGTTGGCAAAGACCGTTCAACCATGATGCTTATTGATATTGGCGCTTTGCGTACCAATGTCTTGGTGGTAAAAAACGGCATTCCATTTATCACGCGTTCTATTGCAACGGGTGGTAATACGATCACGCAAACCATTGCACGTACACTTGGTATTGCTCCTGAGCAAGCCGAGAGCATGAAGCGTGATATTAAGTCGATGCAAACCTTTGCGCCAACGGGTGATCTTACGCCGATTTTGAGTGTGCTTGCAAAGCCGATTTTAGATGAGATCAAGTACATTATTGGTGAGTATCAAAAACAATCGCCAAATGATCGCATTGAAAAAATGATTTTGACGGGTGGTTCTTCGTTATTGCCGCGTTTGCCAGAATTTTTGACGCAACAACTCAATATCAATTGTTATTTGGGTAATCCTTGGGCTCGTATTATTTACCCACCAGAATTACGGCCGGTACTCGAAGAGCTGGGTCCACGTTTTGCTGTGACGGTAGGTTGCGCAATGCGAGATCAAGAAACGACATGA
- the gatC gene encoding Asp-tRNA(Asn)/Glu-tRNA(Gln) amidotransferase subunit GatC: MALNRTDIIRLAELSRLALTEDEMSRMEQTIDPILNYVGRLGEVNTDGIPETESFEDARALRVDEAIPASQSTHDVIVANFPDKKDGLLRAPAVFDNPKS, translated from the coding sequence ATGGCTCTTAATCGCACTGATATTATAAGGCTCGCAGAATTGTCCCGCCTCGCTCTCACCGAAGATGAAATGTCTCGTATGGAGCAAACTATTGATCCAATATTGAATTATGTTGGACGTCTTGGAGAAGTAAATACGGATGGGATTCCTGAAACGGAGTCATTTGAAGATGCTCGCGCTTTGCGTGTGGATGAAGCAATCCCTGCAAGTCAATCAACTCACGATGTGATTGTGGCAAACTTTCCTGATAAAAAAGATGGCTTGCTTCGCGCGCCAGCTGTTTTTGACAATCCAAAATCCTAA